A single Nostoc sp. PCC 7107 DNA region contains:
- the hypE gene encoding hydrogenase expression/formation protein HypE, with product MDLSSSNKLQNPLFQKIEQVRRRQPKIRDTHITLAHGSGGKAMRDLIDDVFVQSFDNPILSQLEDQATFNLANLLRQGDRLAFTTDSYVVDPLFFPGSDIGELAINGTVNDLAVSGAKPLYLTCSVILEEGLPVETLRRVVASMQAAAKNAGVQIVTGDTKVVHRGAADKLFINTTGIGVIPTGVNISAHNIQPGDAIIINGELGNHGTAILIARGELALETDIKSDCQSLHSLVETILNVCPEIHAMRDATRGGLATVLNEFALTSNVGIRIHEDTLPIREEVKGVCEILGLDPLYLANEGKLVVVVKQDNADKVLSAMKTHPAGKDACIVGEVIASPPGIVFLKTAFGAERIVDMLVGDQLPRIC from the coding sequence ATGGATTTATCATCATCAAATAAATTGCAAAATCCCCTGTTTCAAAAAATCGAACAAGTCCGTCGTCGTCAACCTAAAATTCGAGATACTCACATAACTTTGGCACATGGTAGCGGCGGTAAAGCCATGCGTGATTTAATTGATGATGTCTTTGTCCAGAGTTTTGATAATCCTATCCTTTCTCAATTAGAAGACCAAGCAACTTTCAACTTAGCCAATCTTTTACGACAAGGTGATAGACTCGCATTTACCACAGATTCTTATGTAGTAGACCCACTATTTTTCCCTGGTAGCGATATTGGAGAGTTAGCAATTAACGGCACAGTTAATGATTTAGCAGTTAGCGGTGCAAAACCTTTATATCTCACCTGTAGCGTCATTTTAGAAGAAGGATTACCAGTAGAAACTTTACGGCGTGTAGTAGCAAGTATGCAAGCCGCAGCGAAAAATGCAGGTGTCCAAATAGTCACAGGTGACACAAAAGTTGTGCATCGTGGTGCGGCTGATAAATTATTTATTAACACTACTGGGATTGGTGTTATTCCCACAGGCGTAAATATTTCCGCACACAATATTCAACCGGGAGATGCCATTATTATTAACGGCGAATTAGGAAATCATGGCACAGCAATTTTAATCGCCCGTGGTGAATTAGCCTTAGAAACAGATATTAAAAGTGATTGTCAGTCCTTACATAGCTTAGTAGAAACAATCCTCAACGTTTGCCCCGAAATTCATGCTATGCGGGATGCAACACGTGGCGGTTTAGCTACAGTCTTAAATGAATTTGCCCTCACATCTAATGTAGGTATTCGTATCCATGAAGATACTCTTCCTATTAGAGAAGAAGTTAAAGGAGTTTGCGAAATTTTAGGTTTAGACCCCTTATATCTAGCCAACGAAGGTAAATTAGTCGTAGTAGTAAAACAAGATAACGCCGACAAAGTTTTATCCGCCATGAAAACTCACCCCGCTGGCAAAGATGCTTGTATAGTTGGTGAAGTTATCGCCTCACCCCCAGGTATTGTATTTCTCAAAACTGCCTTTGGTGCTGAACGAATTGTAGATATGCTAGTAGGCGACCAATTACCTAGAATTTGTTAA
- a CDS encoding 4-oxalocrotonate tautomerase family protein yields MPFVTVKIARGHSIEKKRHLVEAITNALVTSLDTKPEWITIHIDEFERENWAVNGILHCDRHRGRHDETGR; encoded by the coding sequence ATGCCTTTTGTTACAGTTAAAATTGCCCGTGGTCACTCCATCGAAAAAAAACGGCACCTAGTAGAAGCAATTACTAACGCCCTAGTCACATCTTTAGATACCAAACCAGAGTGGATAACCATTCACATTGATGAATTTGAACGTGAAAATTGGGCTGTCAACGGTATCTTGCACTGCGATAGACACCGTGGTAGACACGACGAAACAGGCAGATAA
- the hypD gene encoding hydrogenase formation protein HypD, with the protein MKYVDEFREPEKAEALRKEIEKISQQLDKHIKIMEVCGGHTHSIFKYGIEEILPNNIELIHGPGCPVCVMPRGRLDDAIAISQHPNVILATFGDTMRVPGSKDSLIQAKAKGADIRMVYSPLDSLEIAKHNPDKEVVFFALGFETTVPSTAFTILQAETENIHNFSMFCNHVLVIPALKALLDNPDLQLDGFVGPGHVSMVIGTEPYEFIAQQYHKPIVVSGFEPLDIFQSIWMVLKQLVENRCEVENQYNRLVEKVGNQIAIKAMNEVFAVRETFEWRGLGELPYSGLKIQPKYSQFDAEVKFTIPNQKIADHKACKCGEILKGVLKPWECKVFGTACTPETPIGTCMVSSEGACAAYYKYGRFSNFTQKKVTEKPTATLTS; encoded by the coding sequence ATGAAATACGTTGATGAATTTCGGGAACCGGAGAAGGCTGAAGCTTTACGCAAAGAGATAGAAAAAATTAGCCAGCAGCTAGATAAACATATCAAAATTATGGAAGTATGCGGTGGGCATACTCATTCTATTTTTAAATATGGTATTGAAGAAATATTGCCGAATAATATTGAATTAATACACGGGCCTGGTTGTCCAGTGTGTGTAATGCCAAGAGGGAGATTAGATGATGCGATCGCTATCTCCCAACATCCTAACGTAATTCTGGCAACCTTTGGCGACACCATGCGCGTTCCCGGTTCTAAAGACAGCCTCATACAAGCTAAAGCCAAAGGCGCAGATATCCGTATGGTGTACTCGCCCTTAGATAGCTTAGAAATCGCTAAACATAACCCTGATAAAGAAGTAGTCTTTTTCGCCCTCGGTTTTGAAACCACAGTCCCCAGCACTGCTTTTACCATCCTCCAAGCAGAAACAGAAAACATACATAACTTTAGTATGTTTTGCAATCATGTATTAGTTATTCCCGCCCTTAAAGCCTTACTAGATAACCCAGATTTGCAACTAGACGGATTTGTTGGGCCTGGTCATGTGAGTATGGTAATTGGGACTGAACCTTACGAATTTATTGCCCAACAATATCATAAGCCAATTGTAGTTTCTGGCTTTGAACCATTAGATATTTTTCAATCAATTTGGATGGTATTAAAACAACTAGTTGAAAATCGTTGCGAAGTTGAAAATCAATATAACCGACTAGTAGAAAAAGTCGGGAATCAAATCGCAATTAAAGCCATGAATGAAGTTTTTGCTGTACGCGAAACTTTTGAGTGGCGTGGTTTAGGTGAACTACCATATTCAGGCTTAAAAATTCAGCCTAAATATAGTCAATTTGACGCTGAAGTAAAATTTACCATACCTAATCAAAAAATCGCAGATCATAAAGCTTGCAAATGCGGCGAAATTCTTAAAGGAGTTTTAAAACCTTGGGAGTGTAAAGTATTTGGTACAGCTTGTACCCCAGAAACACCCATAGGTACTTGCATGGTTTCTTCGGAAGGTGCTTGTGCAGCTTATTACAAATACGGACGCTTCTCCAACTTTACGCAAAAAAAAGTAACTGAAAAACCCACAGCAACCCTAACTTCATAA
- a CDS encoding HypC/HybG/HupF family hydrogenase formation chaperone translates to MCLGTPGQIVEITDIQKKLAIVNVAGVKRQVNIACIVDEQHPPEACLGDWVLVHVGFAMNRINEEEAAETLKLLEEIAAMS, encoded by the coding sequence ATGTGCTTAGGAACTCCTGGACAAATTGTCGAAATAACCGACATTCAAAAAAAATTAGCCATTGTTAATGTTGCTGGTGTCAAACGTCAAGTTAACATTGCCTGTATTGTCGATGAACAACATCCCCCTGAAGCTTGTTTAGGTGATTGGGTGTTAGTTCATGTTGGTTTTGCGATGAATAGAATTAACGAAGAAGAAGCGGCGGAAACGTTAAAGCTATTAGAAGAAATTGCGGCGATGAGTTAA
- a CDS encoding carbamoyltransferase HypF: MASEEIRVRGTVQGVGFRPTVYRLAKACGLRGDVCNDGQGVLIRVSGSEEALAEFVARLQQECPPLAKIQELIRTPCTREYNFDDFVISQSVTNKIKTEITPDAATCPQCQKEIFDPFSRFYRYPFTNCTHCGPRLSIIRAIPYDRCNTSMSAFVMCGECAKEYQDVENRRFHAQPIACHVCGPSAWLERADGKPVTASMFSMMDDVDAVCTLLQRGEIVAIKGLGGIHLACDATNEVAVQKLRQRKQRYDKPFALMARDLAVIEEYCMVSGKEKELLISSAAPIVLLGKKEETNRQERRGRGERRIKEDCGINNSNFQNIAESVAPGQNTLGFMLPYTPLHHLILRRMNRPIVLTSGNISDEPQCIENDEVRGKLGKIADYFLLHNRDIVNRVDDSVVRVVGDKLQILRRARGYAPATIKLPSGFDKIPLILAMGSELKNTFCLLRDGEAILSQHLGDLENAAAFNAYQDTLSLYLNLFEHKPDAIAIDKHPEYLSSKLGKKLASANQLPLYDIQHHHAHIAACMAENSIPLNTSPVLGIAFDGLGYGEDGTLWGGEFILADYHQFQRLATFKPVAMIGGKQAIYQPWRNTYAHLISANLWDKCQQEYPDLAILKFLEQKPLKLLNQAIEQNINSPPASSVGRLFDAVAAAIGICTAECSYEGQAAIALENLVDVNILNNHEEKLIYPFNFSFSDNIYCIDSAPMWSGLLSDLQQQISQAIIAAKFHQSLANAVVNMVKLLCQEYQIHQVVLTGGVFQNTILFQLVTQQLQQLKINVLTHSLVPTNDGGLSLGQAIITAAKLITNY; the protein is encoded by the coding sequence ATGGCGAGTGAAGAAATTAGAGTTAGAGGTACTGTTCAAGGGGTGGGTTTTCGTCCGACTGTCTACCGTCTGGCTAAAGCTTGTGGGTTACGGGGAGATGTTTGTAATGACGGACAAGGTGTATTAATTCGCGTCTCTGGAAGTGAGGAAGCATTAGCTGAGTTTGTGGCGAGGTTACAGCAAGAATGTCCACCACTGGCAAAAATTCAAGAGTTAATCAGAACCCCATGTACAAGAGAGTATAACTTTGATGATTTTGTGATTTCCCAGAGTGTCACCAACAAAATCAAAACCGAAATTACCCCAGATGCGGCGACTTGTCCGCAATGTCAAAAAGAAATCTTCGATCCTTTTAGTCGGTTTTATCGATACCCTTTTACTAACTGTACTCATTGCGGCCCTCGTCTGAGTATTATTCGCGCTATTCCCTATGACAGATGCAATACCAGTATGTCTGCGTTTGTGATGTGTGGTGAATGTGCCAAGGAATACCAGGATGTCGAAAATCGCAGATTTCACGCTCAACCTATAGCTTGCCATGTTTGCGGCCCCTCTGCTTGGTTAGAACGTGCTGATGGTAAACCTGTTACTGCTTCTATGTTCTCGATGATGGATGATGTGGATGCAGTTTGTACTTTGTTGCAAAGGGGTGAAATTGTTGCAATTAAGGGGTTAGGGGGTATTCATTTAGCTTGTGATGCGACAAATGAAGTTGCTGTACAAAAGCTACGTCAGCGTAAGCAACGTTATGATAAGCCTTTTGCGTTGATGGCGCGAGATTTGGCAGTAATTGAAGAGTATTGTATGGTCAGTGGTAAAGAGAAGGAGTTATTAATTAGTTCTGCTGCGCCAATTGTTTTGTTGGGGAAGAAAGAAGAAACGAACCGCCAAGAACGCAGAGGGCGCGGAGAAAGAAGAATTAAAGAGGATTGTGGTATTAATAATAGTAATTTTCAGAATATAGCAGAATCTGTTGCACCTGGGCAAAATACCCTGGGATTCATGTTACCTTATACGCCTTTGCATCATTTAATTTTGCGGCGGATGAATCGACCAATTGTGTTAACAAGTGGGAATATTTCTGATGAACCGCAATGTATTGAGAATGATGAAGTACGGGGAAAATTAGGGAAGATTGCTGATTATTTTCTCTTACATAATCGAGATATTGTTAACCGAGTAGATGATTCTGTTGTAAGGGTTGTTGGTGATAAATTACAAATACTTCGTCGTGCGAGAGGATACGCACCAGCAACAATTAAGTTACCATCAGGCTTTGATAAAATACCGCTTATTTTAGCAATGGGTAGTGAGTTAAAAAATACCTTTTGTTTGTTGCGTGATGGTGAGGCAATTTTATCACAACATTTGGGTGATTTAGAAAACGCGGCGGCGTTTAATGCCTATCAAGATACGCTGAGTTTATACTTGAATTTATTTGAGCATAAACCAGACGCGATCGCCATTGATAAACATCCGGAATATCTCTCTAGTAAACTGGGTAAAAAACTCGCATCTGCAAATCAACTTCCTCTGTATGACATTCAACATCATCACGCCCACATCGCCGCTTGTATGGCAGAAAATAGCATTCCTTTAAACACATCACCCGTTTTAGGTATTGCTTTTGATGGTTTAGGTTATGGTGAAGATGGGACACTTTGGGGCGGAGAATTTATCTTAGCTGACTACCATCAATTTCAGCGTCTCGCAACATTTAAACCAGTGGCCATGATTGGTGGTAAACAAGCAATTTATCAACCTTGGCGTAATACTTACGCCCACTTAATATCAGCCAATCTTTGGGATAAATGCCAACAAGAATATCCTGATTTGGCAATATTAAAATTTCTAGAGCAAAAGCCATTAAAATTATTAAATCAAGCTATAGAACAAAACATTAACTCACCTCCAGCCTCATCAGTAGGGCGATTATTTGACGCAGTAGCGGCCGCTATTGGTATATGTACAGCAGAGTGTAGCTATGAAGGACAAGCTGCGATCGCCTTAGAGAACCTAGTAGATGTTAACATCTTAAACAATCATGAAGAAAAGCTAATTTATCCCTTTAATTTTAGCTTTTCCGATAATATTTATTGTATAGACTCAGCACCAATGTGGTCAGGTTTACTCAGTGATTTGCAGCAACAAATTTCTCAAGCCATCATAGCTGCTAAATTTCACCAGAGTTTGGCTAATGCTGTAGTCAACATGGTTAAGCTTCTGTGTCAAGAATATCAAATTCATCAAGTAGTTCTCACAGGAGGAGTATTTCAAAATACTATCTTATTTCAGTTGGTTACTCAACAGTTACAACAATTAAAAATTAACGTACTAACTCATAGCTTAGTGCCTACTAACGACGGCGGTTTATCGTTAGGGCAAGCCATCATTACAGCCGCAAAATTAATTACAAATTATTAA
- a CDS encoding NHL repeat containing protein, with protein MSIPNSSHSIEKLPNFPLSPNGAEVILGNTLEPQQLAIPIAPSSITMFGPRGACLVSETGSLWVSDTGHHRLLGWRNLPTKDNQPADWIIGQPDFFHEGQNAKGTPGRNTVSVPTGICVCGTGLVVADAWNHRVLIWQNVPEDSNVPADLVLGQRNFVDNEPNRGTQQATANTMHWPYGVFYHQGQLFVADTGNRRLLIWREFPTENGQPADLVLGQPDMVSRNENGGASATAASMRWCHDIAIWHDNLVVTDAGNHRVMIWQGIPTENNAPCAVVLGQNSFDFVEMNQGIYLPSASSLSMPYGVATTEEWLLVADTANSRLLGWQQPESILSLQSAIASAIIGQNTSQSKSENRNYGLPTRHSLNWPYGVKICGNTAVIADSGNNRILLWRFNYGE; from the coding sequence ATGTCTATCCCAAATAGCAGTCATTCTATAGAAAAATTGCCAAATTTCCCTTTATCACCCAACGGTGCTGAGGTAATTTTAGGTAACACTCTTGAACCGCAACAATTAGCTATCCCCATAGCACCAAGTTCTATAACAATGTTTGGCCCTCGTGGTGCTTGTTTAGTATCCGAAACGGGGTCGTTATGGGTGTCAGATACGGGACATCATCGCTTATTAGGATGGCGCAATTTACCCACAAAAGATAATCAACCTGCTGACTGGATAATTGGACAACCAGACTTTTTTCATGAAGGTCAAAATGCTAAAGGTACACCAGGAAGAAACACGGTTAGTGTACCGACGGGGATTTGTGTTTGTGGTACAGGTTTAGTGGTTGCTGATGCTTGGAATCACCGAGTTTTGATTTGGCAAAATGTCCCAGAAGATAGCAATGTTCCCGCAGATTTGGTATTAGGACAAAGGAATTTTGTTGATAATGAACCAAATCGCGGTACTCAGCAAGCAACGGCAAATACAATGCACTGGCCTTATGGTGTTTTTTATCATCAAGGTCAGCTATTTGTTGCGGACACAGGAAATCGCAGGTTATTAATTTGGCGAGAATTTCCTACAGAAAATGGTCAACCTGCTGATTTAGTTCTGGGACAACCAGACATGGTTTCTCGTAATGAAAATGGCGGCGCTTCTGCAACGGCGGCGAGTATGCGTTGGTGTCATGATATTGCGATTTGGCATGATAATTTAGTTGTCACTGATGCGGGTAATCATCGAGTGATGATTTGGCAAGGTATACCCACAGAAAATAATGCGCCTTGTGCGGTGGTATTAGGGCAAAATAGCTTTGATTTTGTGGAGATGAATCAAGGAATTTATTTGCCAAGTGCAAGTAGTTTAAGTATGCCTTACGGGGTGGCGACGACTGAGGAATGGTTGCTAGTGGCGGATACGGCGAACTCGCGCTTGTTAGGATGGCAGCAGCCGGAGTCTATATTATCATTGCAGAGTGCGATCGCTTCGGCAATTATTGGGCAAAATACCTCTCAAAGTAAAAGTGAAAACCGCAATTATGGACTCCCGACGCGCCATAGTTTGAATTGGCCTTATGGGGTAAAAATTTGCGGGAATACGGCGGTAATTGCTGATTCTGGAAATAACCGAATTTTGCTGTGGCGGTTTAACTATGGCGAGTGA
- a CDS encoding sorbosone dehydrogenase family protein, giving the protein MKFSGRFLWFILLFVTAGCNQTRAVSETATTEVAQNPPQAKNSIRTEPLSPQPIRINLQKLPPPFATESASKRPDVVSIPQNPVLRVPPGFQVNVFAEGLEAPRWLSLTPSGDVLVTETRENRIRLLRDSNGDGVADLSKTFASADNGLNIPFGMAFAGNYFFLGNTDAVLRFPYSKGQKQLSGTGKKIADLPGGGYNQHWTRNVVAAPDGKKLYVSVGSRSNVDEEALPRASVQVMNIDGSQQQTFAYGLRNPVGLDFHPVTQELYTTVNERDGIGDDLVPDYFTRIRSGEFYGWPYTYLTSNNLDPRQTANGKSKRPDLATRTRTPDVLFQAHSAALGVQFYDGKSFPEKYKNGAFVAFRGSWNRDRGTGYKVVFVPFDTKGRPQGNYEDFLTGFLLNPNTPTTWGRPVGLLVLPDGSLLVTEEANNRIYRIQYTGGKK; this is encoded by the coding sequence ATGAAATTCTCTGGGCGTTTCTTATGGTTCATCTTGTTGTTCGTTACAGCAGGTTGTAACCAAACTCGCGCTGTTTCCGAAACTGCTACAACGGAAGTAGCACAAAATCCTCCACAGGCGAAAAATAGCATCCGCACAGAACCGCTTTCGCCTCAACCTATTCGCATCAACTTACAAAAATTACCACCACCTTTCGCTACCGAAAGTGCATCGAAGCGACCGGACGTTGTATCAATTCCGCAAAATCCGGTGCTGCGTGTACCACCAGGATTTCAGGTGAATGTCTTTGCTGAAGGTTTAGAAGCGCCGCGTTGGTTGTCCTTAACACCCAGTGGTGATGTGCTGGTGACGGAAACGAGAGAAAACCGCATTCGCCTATTGCGAGATAGTAATGGCGATGGTGTGGCTGATTTGAGTAAGACATTCGCTAGTGCAGACAACGGCTTAAATATTCCTTTTGGAATGGCCTTTGCGGGGAATTATTTCTTTTTGGGTAATACTGATGCAGTTTTACGGTTTCCCTACAGCAAAGGTCAAAAGCAACTATCAGGGACTGGGAAAAAAATTGCTGATCTTCCTGGCGGTGGTTACAACCAACATTGGACAAGAAATGTGGTAGCTGCGCCAGATGGCAAAAAGTTGTATGTTTCGGTGGGTTCTCGTTCTAATGTGGATGAGGAAGCATTACCAAGGGCTTCTGTACAGGTGATGAATATTGATGGTTCCCAGCAGCAGACTTTCGCCTACGGTTTGCGAAATCCTGTGGGTTTGGATTTTCATCCGGTAACGCAGGAGTTGTACACCACTGTAAATGAACGGGATGGCATTGGTGATGATTTGGTTCCTGATTATTTCACCCGCATTCGGTCAGGAGAATTTTATGGCTGGCCTTATACTTACTTAACATCAAATAATCTCGATCCGCGTCAAACAGCGAATGGTAAAAGTAAACGCCCAGATTTAGCCACCCGAACTCGTACGCCTGATGTGTTGTTTCAAGCCCATTCAGCGGCGCTAGGTGTGCAATTTTACGACGGTAAGAGTTTCCCTGAAAAATACAAAAATGGCGCTTTTGTGGCGTTTCGAGGTTCTTGGAACCGCGATCGCGGGACTGGTTATAAAGTAGTATTTGTCCCCTTTGATACTAAGGGAAGACCACAAGGCAATTACGAAGATTTTCTCACAGGATTTTTATTAAATCCCAATACCCCAACTACTTGGGGGCGACCTGTTGGTTTATTAGTGTTACCTGATGGTAGTTTGTTAGTAACAGAAGAGGCTAATAATCGGATTTATAGAATTCAGTATACGGGTGGTAAGAAATAA
- a CDS encoding NACHT domain-containing NTPase, producing the protein MAKRSLQASAEGIRKAKQAFKRKGWTQEYLAAEVGLETRQAIWKFFTGKCIDRHVFNDICFALELEISEIAQPLSADELGFLDIPANLSLDIEIVVKKLRSVYQESIQAQCGTVQILDIAQPIQLNDIYVDVEILEEINSRRWLEIKKFPQVWMKENNCLGVADWPQTRGSGMEAVSKYSKLMVLGKPGSGKTTFLQAIANSCNLGQFQPDYLPIFVQLKDFAEDTCRQTQISLSQYIYESFVNLGIHKQELNAVFAHGRALILLDGLDEVIQSDTKIICNLIRQFTTKFYKNKIIITCRLGAQDYQFHGFTEVEIADFHKPQITNFAEKWFLAVTKQPPAAAKDLASRFMQKIELSENLPILDLANTPLLLNFICFVFQFTENFPPNRSEIYKQILDLLLTRWDEARGIKRDEIYPGFSLLHKIKLLSHIAAITLTQNNYFQDEANFCQLITTYLIHYLPTSNDTAALELESTSVLKAIETQHGLLVQRARGIYAFSHLSLQQYLTAREIVANINHQTLTELLDHQSKKHWREVFLLSAGMLKPADKLLKSMKNKIDNLSRKNSNLHSFLTWLAQKSATVNTFYHVASVRAFYMTIALPSKCALACNQELAILLDNRLAGNLAGDLALDLALIHGLTVSLGINAEIFLARFSALSLALDLKHLLTTQPDLQTSLQEIKNQLPSPSQGGDVLKNWWQANGEIWTSSLRNWMITTRQIGHNWQFNQQDLDDIQQYWDANKLLLDCLHSANDISPNLRNYLEINLFLPKEIKLETGDKN; encoded by the coding sequence ATGGCAAAGCGATCGCTCCAAGCATCGGCTGAAGGTATCAGAAAAGCAAAACAAGCCTTTAAACGGAAAGGTTGGACACAAGAATATTTAGCAGCTGAGGTAGGCTTAGAGACTCGCCAAGCCATTTGGAAGTTTTTTACTGGGAAGTGCATAGACCGCCATGTATTCAACGATATTTGCTTTGCGCTGGAACTTGAAATTTCAGAAATCGCTCAACCATTGAGTGCTGATGAATTAGGTTTTTTAGATATTCCGGCTAATCTTTCCCTAGACATTGAGATAGTAGTCAAGAAACTACGGTCTGTCTATCAAGAAAGTATTCAAGCCCAGTGCGGTACTGTGCAAATATTAGATATTGCTCAACCGATACAACTGAACGATATTTATGTTGATGTAGAGATATTAGAAGAAATTAACAGTCGTAGATGGCTAGAAATTAAAAAATTTCCCCAGGTATGGATGAAAGAAAATAACTGCTTGGGTGTGGCTGACTGGCCTCAAACTAGAGGTTCGGGAATGGAAGCAGTCAGCAAATATAGCAAGCTGATGGTGCTAGGTAAGCCAGGTTCTGGCAAAACTACATTTTTGCAAGCGATCGCAAATAGTTGTAACCTAGGTCAGTTTCAGCCTGATTATTTACCTATCTTTGTGCAGTTGAAAGACTTTGCTGAAGATACTTGCAGGCAGACTCAAATTAGTTTATCCCAATATATATATGAATCCTTTGTCAATTTGGGTATTCATAAACAAGAATTAAATGCAGTCTTTGCTCATGGACGAGCCTTAATTTTATTAGATGGCTTAGATGAAGTGATTCAGTCAGATACCAAAATAATTTGCAATCTAATTCGCCAATTTACGACAAAATTTTACAAAAATAAAATAATTATTACTTGTCGACTGGGCGCACAAGATTATCAATTTCATGGCTTTACTGAAGTAGAAATCGCAGATTTCCATAAACCACAAATCACTAATTTTGCCGAAAAATGGTTTCTCGCAGTTACCAAACAACCCCCAGCCGCTGCCAAAGACTTAGCCAGTCGGTTTATGCAGAAGATCGAATTAAGCGAAAATTTACCAATTCTAGATTTAGCAAATACACCACTTTTATTAAACTTTATTTGCTTTGTATTTCAGTTTACCGAAAACTTTCCGCCAAATCGATCTGAAATTTATAAACAAATCTTAGATTTACTACTAACACGTTGGGATGAAGCCAGAGGTATTAAAAGAGATGAAATTTATCCTGGCTTTTCGTTGTTACACAAAATTAAATTATTGAGCCATATAGCAGCAATTACCTTGACTCAAAACAATTACTTTCAAGATGAAGCTAATTTCTGTCAACTGATTACTACTTATTTGATTCACTATCTTCCTACCTCTAATGATACTGCCGCTTTAGAACTAGAAAGTACATCTGTGTTAAAAGCTATTGAAACCCAACATGGATTATTAGTCCAAAGAGCGCGAGGAATTTATGCTTTTTCTCATTTAAGTTTGCAACAATATCTCACCGCTAGAGAAATAGTTGCTAACATCAATCACCAAACACTCACAGAATTATTAGATCACCAGAGTAAAAAACATTGGCGAGAGGTTTTTTTACTCAGCGCAGGGATGTTAAAACCTGCTGATAAATTATTAAAATCAATGAAGAATAAAATTGACAATTTATCTAGAAAAAATTCTAATCTACATAGTTTTTTAACTTGGTTAGCCCAAAAATCAGCCACCGTAAACACATTTTATCATGTAGCTAGTGTACGGGCTTTTTACATGACTATTGCTCTACCTTCAAAATGTGCTTTAGCCTGTAATCAAGAATTAGCAATACTTTTGGATAATCGACTCGCAGGTAATCTTGCCGGAGATTTAGCATTAGACTTAGCTCTGATTCATGGATTAACTGTCAGTTTGGGCATAAATGCTGAGATTTTTTTAGCAAGATTTTCGGCTTTGAGTTTAGCTCTTGACCTCAAGCATTTGTTAACAACTCAACCAGATTTGCAAACATCACTACAGGAAATAAAAAATCAGCTACCTTCCCCCAGCCAAGGTGGAGATGTGTTAAAAAATTGGTGGCAAGCAAATGGAGAAATTTGGACATCATCATTACGTAACTGGATGATTACTACTCGACAAATTGGGCATAATTGGCAGTTCAATCAACAAGATTTAGATGATATACAGCAGTATTGGGATGCTAATAAATTACTTTTAGATTGCCTCCACAGTGCAAATGATATTTCTCCTAACTTACGGAATTATCTAGAGATAAATTTATTTTTACCTAAAGAAATCAAACTTGAGACAGGCGACAAAAATTAA